In the genome of Monodelphis domestica isolate mMonDom1 chromosome 2, mMonDom1.pri, whole genome shotgun sequence, one region contains:
- the RGL2 gene encoding ral guanine nucleotide dissociation stimulator-like 2 isoform X2: MLPRPLRLLLDSGGGSPGGVVLSSFRSRDPEGGGGLGVGGEEEEEEEEEEAPVSVWDEDEDDATFTVTSRQYRPLDPSAPMPPPRSSRRLRAGTLSALVRYLLDSRTSGSDVTFMPTFLATHKAFTSTSTVLGLLADRLETLESRPCDDLERTRGGQLDRLESFLLRTGDAAGEIVGGGIDDLIRDLRSRVDTPAPDPPKPLAPPGDSPADPTDVLVFLADHLAEQLTLLDAELFLSLVPSQCLGAIWGHRDRPGHSHLCPSVRATVTQFNKVAGAVVSSVLGATASGEGLEEVSIRPLRPPQRARLLEKWIRVAEECRLLRNFSSVYAVVSALQSSPVHRLRMAWGEIARDSLRLFSSLCQIFSEEDNYSQSRELLLQEVKIPPPLEPNTKKPVRNVPSRGGGVVPYLGTFLKDLVMLDAASRDELENGYINFDKRRKEFSVLSELRRLQDECRGYDLHPDPDVQQWLQGLQPLTEAQSHRVSCEVEPPGVSDSPAPRILRPTLVISHWTDVLGSVGGPTPLVSWDQPSPREDDIVTTPAPLLTRLAQHMKWPSVSSLDSALDGASSCHTPADPGFLSPTAHSPRPSRGHRRSASCGSPLSIGSGEGASLGPGSGIGPGASDCRIIRVQMELEVDGSVYKSILVTSQDKAPSVISRVLKKNNRDPVAASEYELVQLLPGDRELTIPPSANVFYAMDGASQDFLLRQRRRPSSVTPCLSTGPPTPANPPSEGGGGGSFPRIKATGRKIARALF, translated from the exons ATGCTCCCTAGGCCCCTGCGGCTTCTACTGGACTCTGGAGGGGGCTCCCCCGGCGGAGTCGTGCTCAGCAGCTTTAGGAGCCGGGACCCCGAAGGGGGCGGGGGCCTAGGGGTGGgcggggaggaagaggaggaggaggaagaggaagag GCTCCTGTGTCTGTCTGGGATGAAGATGAGGATGATGCTACCTTCACTGTTACCAGTCGTCAATACAGGCCCCTGGATCCCTCG GCTCCCATGCCGCCTCCTCGTTCTTCCCGTCGACTGCGGGCTGGCACTCTGTCTGCTCTGGTCAGATATCTGCTGGATAGCCGGACTTCAGGGTCTGATGTGACCTTCATGCCAACCTTCTTGGCCACCCACAAGGCATTTACCTCCACATCCACTGTACTGGGATTGTTAGCTGACAG acTAGAGACCCTAGAGTCCAGGCCTTGTGATGATTTGGAGAGGACAAGAGG GGGTCAGCTTGACCGGCTTGAGAGCTTCCTGCTTCGGACAGGGGATGCAGCAGGGGAGATTGTTGGGGGGGGCATCGATGATCTCATCCGAGACCTCCGATCCCGGGTGGACACCCCAGCCCCTGACCCTCCTAAGCCCCTGGCCCCCCCTGGCGATTCCCCTGCTGACCCCACGGATGTCCTGGTGTTCCTCGCTGACCATTTGGCTGAGCAGCTGACCCTGCTGGATGCG GAGCTGTTCCTCTCTTTGGTCCCTTCTCAGTGTCTGGGGGCAATATGGGGCCACAGAGACCGACCTGGTCACTCCCACCTCTGCCCCTCTGTTAGAGCAACAGTCACACAGTTCAACAAGGTGGCTGGGGCTGTAGTCAGCTCAGTCTTGGGGGCCACAGCATCTGGAGAGGGACTTGAGGAGGTGTCCATTCGGCCCCTCCGACCCCCCCAGAGAGCAAGGCTCCTGGAGAAATGGATCCGGGTGGCAGAG GAGTGCCGCCTTCTCCGGAATTTCTCATCTGTTTATGCTGTTGTGTCTGCCCTTCAGTCTAGTCCTGTCCACCGGCTTCGGATGGCCTGGGGAGAGATAGCGAG GGACAGCCTTCGACTCTTTTCCAGTCTCTGTCAGATTTTCTCAGAAGAGGATAATTATTCTCAAAGTCGGGAGCTACTATTGCAG GAGGTAAAGATACCTCCCCCATTGGAGCCAAACACCAAGAAGCCTGTGAGAAATGTGCCATCTCGGGGTGGG GGTGTGGTCCCATACCTTGGCACCTTCCTAAAAGATCTTGTGATGCTGGATGCAGCTTCCAGGGATGAGCTGGAG AATGGTTACATCAACTTTGACAAGAGGAGAAAG GAATTCTCTGTCCTGTCTGAGCTTAGACGTCTTCAGGATGAATGTCGAGGTTATGACCTCCACCCTGACCCTGATGTCCAGCAATGGCTTCAGGGGCTCCAGCCTCTGACAGAGGCCCAAAG TCACCGTGTATCTTGTGAAGTGGAGCCCCCTGGAGTCAGTGACTCCCCTGCCCCCCGGATTCTTCGGCCAACATTGGTCATCTCTCACtggacaga CGTACTGGGATCTGTTGGTGGCCCTACTCCTCTTGTCTCCTGGGATCAGCCTAGTCCTAGAGAAGATGACATAGTCACAACCCCTGCCCCTTTGCTCACTCGACTTGCCCAG CATATGAAATGGCCATCTGTTTCCTCTCTGGACTCTGCCCTGGATGGAGCTTCTTCCTGCCACACTCCTGCTGATCCTGGGTTCCTTTCCCCAACAGCCCACTCTCCCAGGCCCTCCAGAGGTCACCGAAGATCGGCCTCGTGTGGCTCTCCTCTTAGCATTGGATCGGGGGAGGGTGCTTCCTTGGGGCCAGGGTCTGGGATCGGGCCAGGGGCCTCAGACTGTCGCATCATTCGTGTGCAGATGGAGCTCGAGGTGGATGGCAGTGTCTACAAGAGCATCCTG GTGACAAGTCAGGACAAGGCTCCAAGCGTTATCAGTCGTGTCCTGAAGAAAAATAACCGAGATCCAGTAGCAGCTTCAGAATACGAATTGGTGCAACTGCTGCCAGGTGATCGAG AGCTGACTATTCCACCATCAGCCAATGTCTTCTATGCCATGGATGGTGCCTCTCAGGATTTCCTCCTGAGGCAGCGGCGGCGACCCTCTTCAGTGACTCCATGTCTTTCCACTGGACCTCCTACACCTGCAAATCCTCCtagtgagggaggaggaggaggctctTTCCCCAGAATCAAGGCCACAGGACGGAAAATTGCTCGGGCACTGTTCTGA
- the RGL2 gene encoding ral guanine nucleotide dissociation stimulator-like 2 isoform X4, protein MPPPRSSRRLRAGTLSALVRYLLDSRTSGSDVTFMPTFLATHKAFTSTSTVLGLLADRLETLESRPCDDLERTRGLAISVLSTWLTSHPEDFDSEVRGQLDRLESFLLRTGDAAGEIVGGGIDDLIRDLRSRVDTPAPDPPKPLAPPGDSPADPTDVLVFLADHLAEQLTLLDAELFLSLVPSQCLGAIWGHRDRPGHSHLCPSVRATVTQFNKVAGAVVSSVLGATASGEGLEEVSIRPLRPPQRARLLEKWIRVAEECRLLRNFSSVYAVVSALQSSPVHRLRMAWGEIARDSLRLFSSLCQIFSEEDNYSQSRELLLQEVKIPPPLEPNTKKPVRNVPSRGGGVVPYLGTFLKDLVMLDAASRDELENGYINFDKRRKEFSVLSELRRLQDECRGYDLHPDPDVQQWLQGLQPLTEAQSHRVSCEVEPPGVSDSPAPRILRPTLVISHWTDVLGSVGGPTPLVSWDQPSPREDDIVTTPAPLLTRLAQHMKWPSVSSLDSALDGASSCHTPADPGFLSPTAHSPRPSRGHRRSASCGSPLSIGSGEGASLGPGSGIGPGASDCRIIRVQMELEVDGSVYKSILVTSQDKAPSVISRVLKKNNRDPVAASEYELVQLLPGDRELTIPPSANVFYAMDGASQDFLLRQRRRPSSVTPCLSTGPPTPANPPSEGGGGGSFPRIKATGRKIARALF, encoded by the exons ATGCCGCCTCCTCGTTCTTCCCGTCGACTGCGGGCTGGCACTCTGTCTGCTCTGGTCAGATATCTGCTGGATAGCCGGACTTCAGGGTCTGATGTGACCTTCATGCCAACCTTCTTGGCCACCCACAAGGCATTTACCTCCACATCCACTGTACTGGGATTGTTAGCTGACAG acTAGAGACCCTAGAGTCCAGGCCTTGTGATGATTTGGAGAGGACAAGAGG gttagCCATCTCTGTTTTGTCAACCTGGCTGACCTCTCACCCTGAGGATTTTGACTCTGAGGTCAGGGGTCAGCTTGACCGGCTTGAGAGCTTCCTGCTTCGGACAGGGGATGCAGCAGGGGAGATTGTTGGGGGGGGCATCGATGATCTCATCCGAGACCTCCGATCCCGGGTGGACACCCCAGCCCCTGACCCTCCTAAGCCCCTGGCCCCCCCTGGCGATTCCCCTGCTGACCCCACGGATGTCCTGGTGTTCCTCGCTGACCATTTGGCTGAGCAGCTGACCCTGCTGGATGCG GAGCTGTTCCTCTCTTTGGTCCCTTCTCAGTGTCTGGGGGCAATATGGGGCCACAGAGACCGACCTGGTCACTCCCACCTCTGCCCCTCTGTTAGAGCAACAGTCACACAGTTCAACAAGGTGGCTGGGGCTGTAGTCAGCTCAGTCTTGGGGGCCACAGCATCTGGAGAGGGACTTGAGGAGGTGTCCATTCGGCCCCTCCGACCCCCCCAGAGAGCAAGGCTCCTGGAGAAATGGATCCGGGTGGCAGAG GAGTGCCGCCTTCTCCGGAATTTCTCATCTGTTTATGCTGTTGTGTCTGCCCTTCAGTCTAGTCCTGTCCACCGGCTTCGGATGGCCTGGGGAGAGATAGCGAG GGACAGCCTTCGACTCTTTTCCAGTCTCTGTCAGATTTTCTCAGAAGAGGATAATTATTCTCAAAGTCGGGAGCTACTATTGCAG GAGGTAAAGATACCTCCCCCATTGGAGCCAAACACCAAGAAGCCTGTGAGAAATGTGCCATCTCGGGGTGGG GGTGTGGTCCCATACCTTGGCACCTTCCTAAAAGATCTTGTGATGCTGGATGCAGCTTCCAGGGATGAGCTGGAG AATGGTTACATCAACTTTGACAAGAGGAGAAAG GAATTCTCTGTCCTGTCTGAGCTTAGACGTCTTCAGGATGAATGTCGAGGTTATGACCTCCACCCTGACCCTGATGTCCAGCAATGGCTTCAGGGGCTCCAGCCTCTGACAGAGGCCCAAAG TCACCGTGTATCTTGTGAAGTGGAGCCCCCTGGAGTCAGTGACTCCCCTGCCCCCCGGATTCTTCGGCCAACATTGGTCATCTCTCACtggacaga CGTACTGGGATCTGTTGGTGGCCCTACTCCTCTTGTCTCCTGGGATCAGCCTAGTCCTAGAGAAGATGACATAGTCACAACCCCTGCCCCTTTGCTCACTCGACTTGCCCAG CATATGAAATGGCCATCTGTTTCCTCTCTGGACTCTGCCCTGGATGGAGCTTCTTCCTGCCACACTCCTGCTGATCCTGGGTTCCTTTCCCCAACAGCCCACTCTCCCAGGCCCTCCAGAGGTCACCGAAGATCGGCCTCGTGTGGCTCTCCTCTTAGCATTGGATCGGGGGAGGGTGCTTCCTTGGGGCCAGGGTCTGGGATCGGGCCAGGGGCCTCAGACTGTCGCATCATTCGTGTGCAGATGGAGCTCGAGGTGGATGGCAGTGTCTACAAGAGCATCCTG GTGACAAGTCAGGACAAGGCTCCAAGCGTTATCAGTCGTGTCCTGAAGAAAAATAACCGAGATCCAGTAGCAGCTTCAGAATACGAATTGGTGCAACTGCTGCCAGGTGATCGAG AGCTGACTATTCCACCATCAGCCAATGTCTTCTATGCCATGGATGGTGCCTCTCAGGATTTCCTCCTGAGGCAGCGGCGGCGACCCTCTTCAGTGACTCCATGTCTTTCCACTGGACCTCCTACACCTGCAAATCCTCCtagtgagggaggaggaggaggctctTTCCCCAGAATCAAGGCCACAGGACGGAAAATTGCTCGGGCACTGTTCTGA
- the RGL2 gene encoding ral guanine nucleotide dissociation stimulator-like 2 isoform X6: MKMRMMLPSLLPVVNTGPWIPRLETLESRPCDDLERTRGGQLDRLESFLLRTGDAAGEIVGGGIDDLIRDLRSRVDTPAPDPPKPLAPPGDSPADPTDVLVFLADHLAEQLTLLDAELFLSLVPSQCLGAIWGHRDRPGHSHLCPSVRATVTQFNKVAGAVVSSVLGATASGEGLEEVSIRPLRPPQRARLLEKWIRVAEECRLLRNFSSVYAVVSALQSSPVHRLRMAWGEIARDSLRLFSSLCQIFSEEDNYSQSRELLLQEVKIPPPLEPNTKKPVRNVPSRGGGVVPYLGTFLKDLVMLDAASRDELENGYINFDKRRKEFSVLSELRRLQDECRGYDLHPDPDVQQWLQGLQPLTEAQSHRVSCEVEPPGVSDSPAPRILRPTLVISHWTDVLGSVGGPTPLVSWDQPSPREDDIVTTPAPLLTRLAQHMKWPSVSSLDSALDGASSCHTPADPGFLSPTAHSPRPSRGHRRSASCGSPLSIGSGEGASLGPGSGIGPGASDCRIIRVQMELEVDGSVYKSILVTSQDKAPSVISRVLKKNNRDPVAASEYELVQLLPGDRELTIPPSANVFYAMDGASQDFLLRQRRRPSSVTPCLSTGPPTPANPPSEGGGGGSFPRIKATGRKIARALF; the protein is encoded by the exons ATGAAGATGAGGATGATGCTACCTTCACTGTTACCAGTCGTCAATACAGGCCCCTGGATCCCTCG acTAGAGACCCTAGAGTCCAGGCCTTGTGATGATTTGGAGAGGACAAGAGG GGGTCAGCTTGACCGGCTTGAGAGCTTCCTGCTTCGGACAGGGGATGCAGCAGGGGAGATTGTTGGGGGGGGCATCGATGATCTCATCCGAGACCTCCGATCCCGGGTGGACACCCCAGCCCCTGACCCTCCTAAGCCCCTGGCCCCCCCTGGCGATTCCCCTGCTGACCCCACGGATGTCCTGGTGTTCCTCGCTGACCATTTGGCTGAGCAGCTGACCCTGCTGGATGCG GAGCTGTTCCTCTCTTTGGTCCCTTCTCAGTGTCTGGGGGCAATATGGGGCCACAGAGACCGACCTGGTCACTCCCACCTCTGCCCCTCTGTTAGAGCAACAGTCACACAGTTCAACAAGGTGGCTGGGGCTGTAGTCAGCTCAGTCTTGGGGGCCACAGCATCTGGAGAGGGACTTGAGGAGGTGTCCATTCGGCCCCTCCGACCCCCCCAGAGAGCAAGGCTCCTGGAGAAATGGATCCGGGTGGCAGAG GAGTGCCGCCTTCTCCGGAATTTCTCATCTGTTTATGCTGTTGTGTCTGCCCTTCAGTCTAGTCCTGTCCACCGGCTTCGGATGGCCTGGGGAGAGATAGCGAG GGACAGCCTTCGACTCTTTTCCAGTCTCTGTCAGATTTTCTCAGAAGAGGATAATTATTCTCAAAGTCGGGAGCTACTATTGCAG GAGGTAAAGATACCTCCCCCATTGGAGCCAAACACCAAGAAGCCTGTGAGAAATGTGCCATCTCGGGGTGGG GGTGTGGTCCCATACCTTGGCACCTTCCTAAAAGATCTTGTGATGCTGGATGCAGCTTCCAGGGATGAGCTGGAG AATGGTTACATCAACTTTGACAAGAGGAGAAAG GAATTCTCTGTCCTGTCTGAGCTTAGACGTCTTCAGGATGAATGTCGAGGTTATGACCTCCACCCTGACCCTGATGTCCAGCAATGGCTTCAGGGGCTCCAGCCTCTGACAGAGGCCCAAAG TCACCGTGTATCTTGTGAAGTGGAGCCCCCTGGAGTCAGTGACTCCCCTGCCCCCCGGATTCTTCGGCCAACATTGGTCATCTCTCACtggacaga CGTACTGGGATCTGTTGGTGGCCCTACTCCTCTTGTCTCCTGGGATCAGCCTAGTCCTAGAGAAGATGACATAGTCACAACCCCTGCCCCTTTGCTCACTCGACTTGCCCAG CATATGAAATGGCCATCTGTTTCCTCTCTGGACTCTGCCCTGGATGGAGCTTCTTCCTGCCACACTCCTGCTGATCCTGGGTTCCTTTCCCCAACAGCCCACTCTCCCAGGCCCTCCAGAGGTCACCGAAGATCGGCCTCGTGTGGCTCTCCTCTTAGCATTGGATCGGGGGAGGGTGCTTCCTTGGGGCCAGGGTCTGGGATCGGGCCAGGGGCCTCAGACTGTCGCATCATTCGTGTGCAGATGGAGCTCGAGGTGGATGGCAGTGTCTACAAGAGCATCCTG GTGACAAGTCAGGACAAGGCTCCAAGCGTTATCAGTCGTGTCCTGAAGAAAAATAACCGAGATCCAGTAGCAGCTTCAGAATACGAATTGGTGCAACTGCTGCCAGGTGATCGAG AGCTGACTATTCCACCATCAGCCAATGTCTTCTATGCCATGGATGGTGCCTCTCAGGATTTCCTCCTGAGGCAGCGGCGGCGACCCTCTTCAGTGACTCCATGTCTTTCCACTGGACCTCCTACACCTGCAAATCCTCCtagtgagggaggaggaggaggctctTTCCCCAGAATCAAGGCCACAGGACGGAAAATTGCTCGGGCACTGTTCTGA
- the RGL2 gene encoding ral guanine nucleotide dissociation stimulator-like 2 isoform X3 codes for MPEFLRGLKAPVSVWDEDEDDATFTVTSRQYRPLDPSAPMPPPRSSRRLRAGTLSALVRYLLDSRTSGSDVTFMPTFLATHKAFTSTSTVLGLLADRLETLESRPCDDLERTRGLAISVLSTWLTSHPEDFDSEVRGQLDRLESFLLRTGDAAGEIVGGGIDDLIRDLRSRVDTPAPDPPKPLAPPGDSPADPTDVLVFLADHLAEQLTLLDAELFLSLVPSQCLGAIWGHRDRPGHSHLCPSVRATVTQFNKVAGAVVSSVLGATASGEGLEEVSIRPLRPPQRARLLEKWIRVAEECRLLRNFSSVYAVVSALQSSPVHRLRMAWGEIARDSLRLFSSLCQIFSEEDNYSQSRELLLQEVKIPPPLEPNTKKPVRNVPSRGGGVVPYLGTFLKDLVMLDAASRDELENGYINFDKRRKEFSVLSELRRLQDECRGYDLHPDPDVQQWLQGLQPLTEAQSHRVSCEVEPPGVSDSPAPRILRPTLVISHWTDVLGSVGGPTPLVSWDQPSPREDDIVTTPAPLLTRLAQHMKWPSVSSLDSALDGASSCHTPADPGFLSPTAHSPRPSRGHRRSASCGSPLSIGSGEGASLGPGSGIGPGASDCRIIRVQMELEVDGSVYKSILVTSQDKAPSVISRVLKKNNRDPVAASEYELVQLLPGDRELTIPPSANVFYAMDGASQDFLLRQRRRPSSVTPCLSTGPPTPANPPSEGGGGGSFPRIKATGRKIARALF; via the exons ATGCCTGAGTTTCTTCGGGGATTGAAG GCTCCTGTGTCTGTCTGGGATGAAGATGAGGATGATGCTACCTTCACTGTTACCAGTCGTCAATACAGGCCCCTGGATCCCTCG GCTCCCATGCCGCCTCCTCGTTCTTCCCGTCGACTGCGGGCTGGCACTCTGTCTGCTCTGGTCAGATATCTGCTGGATAGCCGGACTTCAGGGTCTGATGTGACCTTCATGCCAACCTTCTTGGCCACCCACAAGGCATTTACCTCCACATCCACTGTACTGGGATTGTTAGCTGACAG acTAGAGACCCTAGAGTCCAGGCCTTGTGATGATTTGGAGAGGACAAGAGG gttagCCATCTCTGTTTTGTCAACCTGGCTGACCTCTCACCCTGAGGATTTTGACTCTGAGGTCAGGGGTCAGCTTGACCGGCTTGAGAGCTTCCTGCTTCGGACAGGGGATGCAGCAGGGGAGATTGTTGGGGGGGGCATCGATGATCTCATCCGAGACCTCCGATCCCGGGTGGACACCCCAGCCCCTGACCCTCCTAAGCCCCTGGCCCCCCCTGGCGATTCCCCTGCTGACCCCACGGATGTCCTGGTGTTCCTCGCTGACCATTTGGCTGAGCAGCTGACCCTGCTGGATGCG GAGCTGTTCCTCTCTTTGGTCCCTTCTCAGTGTCTGGGGGCAATATGGGGCCACAGAGACCGACCTGGTCACTCCCACCTCTGCCCCTCTGTTAGAGCAACAGTCACACAGTTCAACAAGGTGGCTGGGGCTGTAGTCAGCTCAGTCTTGGGGGCCACAGCATCTGGAGAGGGACTTGAGGAGGTGTCCATTCGGCCCCTCCGACCCCCCCAGAGAGCAAGGCTCCTGGAGAAATGGATCCGGGTGGCAGAG GAGTGCCGCCTTCTCCGGAATTTCTCATCTGTTTATGCTGTTGTGTCTGCCCTTCAGTCTAGTCCTGTCCACCGGCTTCGGATGGCCTGGGGAGAGATAGCGAG GGACAGCCTTCGACTCTTTTCCAGTCTCTGTCAGATTTTCTCAGAAGAGGATAATTATTCTCAAAGTCGGGAGCTACTATTGCAG GAGGTAAAGATACCTCCCCCATTGGAGCCAAACACCAAGAAGCCTGTGAGAAATGTGCCATCTCGGGGTGGG GGTGTGGTCCCATACCTTGGCACCTTCCTAAAAGATCTTGTGATGCTGGATGCAGCTTCCAGGGATGAGCTGGAG AATGGTTACATCAACTTTGACAAGAGGAGAAAG GAATTCTCTGTCCTGTCTGAGCTTAGACGTCTTCAGGATGAATGTCGAGGTTATGACCTCCACCCTGACCCTGATGTCCAGCAATGGCTTCAGGGGCTCCAGCCTCTGACAGAGGCCCAAAG TCACCGTGTATCTTGTGAAGTGGAGCCCCCTGGAGTCAGTGACTCCCCTGCCCCCCGGATTCTTCGGCCAACATTGGTCATCTCTCACtggacaga CGTACTGGGATCTGTTGGTGGCCCTACTCCTCTTGTCTCCTGGGATCAGCCTAGTCCTAGAGAAGATGACATAGTCACAACCCCTGCCCCTTTGCTCACTCGACTTGCCCAG CATATGAAATGGCCATCTGTTTCCTCTCTGGACTCTGCCCTGGATGGAGCTTCTTCCTGCCACACTCCTGCTGATCCTGGGTTCCTTTCCCCAACAGCCCACTCTCCCAGGCCCTCCAGAGGTCACCGAAGATCGGCCTCGTGTGGCTCTCCTCTTAGCATTGGATCGGGGGAGGGTGCTTCCTTGGGGCCAGGGTCTGGGATCGGGCCAGGGGCCTCAGACTGTCGCATCATTCGTGTGCAGATGGAGCTCGAGGTGGATGGCAGTGTCTACAAGAGCATCCTG GTGACAAGTCAGGACAAGGCTCCAAGCGTTATCAGTCGTGTCCTGAAGAAAAATAACCGAGATCCAGTAGCAGCTTCAGAATACGAATTGGTGCAACTGCTGCCAGGTGATCGAG AGCTGACTATTCCACCATCAGCCAATGTCTTCTATGCCATGGATGGTGCCTCTCAGGATTTCCTCCTGAGGCAGCGGCGGCGACCCTCTTCAGTGACTCCATGTCTTTCCACTGGACCTCCTACACCTGCAAATCCTCCtagtgagggaggaggaggaggctctTTCCCCAGAATCAAGGCCACAGGACGGAAAATTGCTCGGGCACTGTTCTGA
- the RGL2 gene encoding ral guanine nucleotide dissociation stimulator-like 2 isoform X1: MLPRPLRLLLDSGGGSPGGVVLSSFRSRDPEGGGGLGVGGEEEEEEEEEEAPVSVWDEDEDDATFTVTSRQYRPLDPSAPMPPPRSSRRLRAGTLSALVRYLLDSRTSGSDVTFMPTFLATHKAFTSTSTVLGLLADRLETLESRPCDDLERTRGLAISVLSTWLTSHPEDFDSEVRGQLDRLESFLLRTGDAAGEIVGGGIDDLIRDLRSRVDTPAPDPPKPLAPPGDSPADPTDVLVFLADHLAEQLTLLDAELFLSLVPSQCLGAIWGHRDRPGHSHLCPSVRATVTQFNKVAGAVVSSVLGATASGEGLEEVSIRPLRPPQRARLLEKWIRVAEECRLLRNFSSVYAVVSALQSSPVHRLRMAWGEIARDSLRLFSSLCQIFSEEDNYSQSRELLLQEVKIPPPLEPNTKKPVRNVPSRGGGVVPYLGTFLKDLVMLDAASRDELENGYINFDKRRKEFSVLSELRRLQDECRGYDLHPDPDVQQWLQGLQPLTEAQSHRVSCEVEPPGVSDSPAPRILRPTLVISHWTDVLGSVGGPTPLVSWDQPSPREDDIVTTPAPLLTRLAQHMKWPSVSSLDSALDGASSCHTPADPGFLSPTAHSPRPSRGHRRSASCGSPLSIGSGEGASLGPGSGIGPGASDCRIIRVQMELEVDGSVYKSILVTSQDKAPSVISRVLKKNNRDPVAASEYELVQLLPGDRELTIPPSANVFYAMDGASQDFLLRQRRRPSSVTPCLSTGPPTPANPPSEGGGGGSFPRIKATGRKIARALF; encoded by the exons ATGCTCCCTAGGCCCCTGCGGCTTCTACTGGACTCTGGAGGGGGCTCCCCCGGCGGAGTCGTGCTCAGCAGCTTTAGGAGCCGGGACCCCGAAGGGGGCGGGGGCCTAGGGGTGGgcggggaggaagaggaggaggaggaagaggaagag GCTCCTGTGTCTGTCTGGGATGAAGATGAGGATGATGCTACCTTCACTGTTACCAGTCGTCAATACAGGCCCCTGGATCCCTCG GCTCCCATGCCGCCTCCTCGTTCTTCCCGTCGACTGCGGGCTGGCACTCTGTCTGCTCTGGTCAGATATCTGCTGGATAGCCGGACTTCAGGGTCTGATGTGACCTTCATGCCAACCTTCTTGGCCACCCACAAGGCATTTACCTCCACATCCACTGTACTGGGATTGTTAGCTGACAG acTAGAGACCCTAGAGTCCAGGCCTTGTGATGATTTGGAGAGGACAAGAGG gttagCCATCTCTGTTTTGTCAACCTGGCTGACCTCTCACCCTGAGGATTTTGACTCTGAGGTCAGGGGTCAGCTTGACCGGCTTGAGAGCTTCCTGCTTCGGACAGGGGATGCAGCAGGGGAGATTGTTGGGGGGGGCATCGATGATCTCATCCGAGACCTCCGATCCCGGGTGGACACCCCAGCCCCTGACCCTCCTAAGCCCCTGGCCCCCCCTGGCGATTCCCCTGCTGACCCCACGGATGTCCTGGTGTTCCTCGCTGACCATTTGGCTGAGCAGCTGACCCTGCTGGATGCG GAGCTGTTCCTCTCTTTGGTCCCTTCTCAGTGTCTGGGGGCAATATGGGGCCACAGAGACCGACCTGGTCACTCCCACCTCTGCCCCTCTGTTAGAGCAACAGTCACACAGTTCAACAAGGTGGCTGGGGCTGTAGTCAGCTCAGTCTTGGGGGCCACAGCATCTGGAGAGGGACTTGAGGAGGTGTCCATTCGGCCCCTCCGACCCCCCCAGAGAGCAAGGCTCCTGGAGAAATGGATCCGGGTGGCAGAG GAGTGCCGCCTTCTCCGGAATTTCTCATCTGTTTATGCTGTTGTGTCTGCCCTTCAGTCTAGTCCTGTCCACCGGCTTCGGATGGCCTGGGGAGAGATAGCGAG GGACAGCCTTCGACTCTTTTCCAGTCTCTGTCAGATTTTCTCAGAAGAGGATAATTATTCTCAAAGTCGGGAGCTACTATTGCAG GAGGTAAAGATACCTCCCCCATTGGAGCCAAACACCAAGAAGCCTGTGAGAAATGTGCCATCTCGGGGTGGG GGTGTGGTCCCATACCTTGGCACCTTCCTAAAAGATCTTGTGATGCTGGATGCAGCTTCCAGGGATGAGCTGGAG AATGGTTACATCAACTTTGACAAGAGGAGAAAG GAATTCTCTGTCCTGTCTGAGCTTAGACGTCTTCAGGATGAATGTCGAGGTTATGACCTCCACCCTGACCCTGATGTCCAGCAATGGCTTCAGGGGCTCCAGCCTCTGACAGAGGCCCAAAG TCACCGTGTATCTTGTGAAGTGGAGCCCCCTGGAGTCAGTGACTCCCCTGCCCCCCGGATTCTTCGGCCAACATTGGTCATCTCTCACtggacaga CGTACTGGGATCTGTTGGTGGCCCTACTCCTCTTGTCTCCTGGGATCAGCCTAGTCCTAGAGAAGATGACATAGTCACAACCCCTGCCCCTTTGCTCACTCGACTTGCCCAG CATATGAAATGGCCATCTGTTTCCTCTCTGGACTCTGCCCTGGATGGAGCTTCTTCCTGCCACACTCCTGCTGATCCTGGGTTCCTTTCCCCAACAGCCCACTCTCCCAGGCCCTCCAGAGGTCACCGAAGATCGGCCTCGTGTGGCTCTCCTCTTAGCATTGGATCGGGGGAGGGTGCTTCCTTGGGGCCAGGGTCTGGGATCGGGCCAGGGGCCTCAGACTGTCGCATCATTCGTGTGCAGATGGAGCTCGAGGTGGATGGCAGTGTCTACAAGAGCATCCTG GTGACAAGTCAGGACAAGGCTCCAAGCGTTATCAGTCGTGTCCTGAAGAAAAATAACCGAGATCCAGTAGCAGCTTCAGAATACGAATTGGTGCAACTGCTGCCAGGTGATCGAG AGCTGACTATTCCACCATCAGCCAATGTCTTCTATGCCATGGATGGTGCCTCTCAGGATTTCCTCCTGAGGCAGCGGCGGCGACCCTCTTCAGTGACTCCATGTCTTTCCACTGGACCTCCTACACCTGCAAATCCTCCtagtgagggaggaggaggaggctctTTCCCCAGAATCAAGGCCACAGGACGGAAAATTGCTCGGGCACTGTTCTGA